TCTTTGGCGGCCCTCCTTTCGCCGGTCGATTCAAAAATCATACCCCCGTCCGACCAGCGCACAAAGTGGGTAAAGGCCGGAATCGATGTAGGAGTATTCCTCGATGTAAGTAAACACCGGGGATACGTAGGAGGGACGTAAGAAAGAAAATAAGTGATGCAGTGCAGCGCGGTTATCGCCCGCCGTGCTTGGTCGGAGCGGCGCGATCGACCTCCGTCGCCGCGCCCAGAGAGCGAAGCGCCGCTAAAACGGCATCCAGGCCTGTCGCTTGCGGCCCCGTCATGCTTTCCTCTTCGGCGACCTGCAACTCTCTTGCGTCATACTCCCACTGACGCAAGATTTGAATCTTCTGACCGCGTGAAAGATCGGGCTTTTGAACGACTTCAGCGGGGGTCTTAAAGACACCACCGGGATCCAACAGTGCTTTTTCAAAATCGGTCATTCGACACCTCCGAAAGAAAATGAATCACACTTTCAGAATAGCACCTGCCGCCCGTTACATCGTTTAGGAATTCACCCCATTTGCAGTCCCCGGATCTTCGCCTAGACTGGAAGAAAGCGGTGGTGGACCACCGCAACCACAAAGGAAGGGGGAGGTTTATGCTTAACTGGGCAGTGACTTTTTTAGTCGTCGCGCTGATTGCGGGCGTCCTTGGGTTATCCGGGATTGCCGGCGCAGCTACCGAGATCGCCTGGATCCTGTTCGTCGTGTTTCTGATCCTGTTTCTGGTCAGCATGGTGACGGGACGCCGCGCCGGCCCGCCGGTGTAACTTCGCCCCGCACGGTCGATTAACCGTAGATTAGTAGGTTAAAGGCATTTTTCGTTAGGGCGGGACCTGCTGC
The genomic region above belongs to Candidatus Binatia bacterium and contains:
- a CDS encoding DUF1328 domain-containing protein translates to MLNWAVTFLVVALIAGVLGLSGIAGAATEIAWILFVVFLILFLVSMVTGRRAGPPV